The following nucleotide sequence is from Chiroxiphia lanceolata isolate bChiLan1 chromosome 29, bChiLan1.pri, whole genome shotgun sequence.
TGTCCACGTCGATCTGCAGCATCACGGAGCCCTCCCTGCGGGGGCAcgaggggcagctctgggcacagctctgggcacgaggggcagctctgggctcagctctgggcacgaggggcagctctgggcacagctctgggcacagctctgggggcagttctgggcacAGCTCTCGGTAcgaggggcagctctgggtacgaggggcagctctgggcacagctctgggtaCAGCTCTGGGGGCAACtctgagcacagctctgggcacgGCCCTGGGCACGGCTCTGGGGGTAGCTCTGGGCACGGCTCTGGGCACGGCCCTGGGCACGGCTCTGGGCACAGCCCATCccgccccggggctgctccgCACACCCAGAGGCTCCAGGGAACGGCTCCGGGACCAGGAGCCGAGGCTCAGCTCCACTCCCAGCCCTCAATCCCGCCCAGACACGAGCCCAGCGCCGGGCAGGATGTGCCCCGGGCCGCAGATGCCCCAGACAGGACATGCCAGGCCAGGCTGGCACCGCCCCGGGCCGGAGATCCCAGTGTGCTCGGCTCCATCCCAAGCTCTGTGGGATCCCGGGAGATGCTCTggcacagccccggccccccagagcccggggggcaccgcccctctcccactgcccctctgtgcccccctgtcccccctggCCCTGAAGAgccccccccccgtgcccagGAGCCCCTTTTGCCCCCCCGTTTGCCCACCTGACCATGGTGGGGTAGAACTGCTTGTCCCACGTGCTGTAGAAGGAGTTGGTGACGTAGAGCCGGCGCCCGTCCAGGCTCAGCTGCAGCTTGCTGGGGCCACCGTAAATCCGCTTGcactggggggaactgggagttactggggctggggagggactggggcagggcaggggcaggagaaggagcaggagaaggaaaagaacaggaggaggaaaaggagaaggagctgaacaggaggaggaacagagcagatcagggggaagaaaaggaacagggcaggggcagaaaaggagcaggacaggagaaagagaaggaacagagcaggagaaagagctgaacaggaagaagaaaaggagcagagcaggagcagatcaggagaaagagaaggagcaggagcagagaaggagcacagaaggagaaagagaaggagaaagagaaggagaaagagaaggagcagatcaGGAGCAGAAGAAGGAGCAgatgaggagcaggagcagagaaggagcagaagcagaCCAGGAGAAGTagcagagaaggagcagggcaggagcaggagcagatgaGGAGCAGATGAGGAGCAGATGAGGCTCAGAGCAGAGCGGTGCCTCCCCTGCTAAGTCTCCAGCACTCACCTTGATCACCAGGGGCTCGGGTTGGCACTTGAGCTCCTCGTCCCTACACACGGTCACGGGGCCCCCTCGCAGGATGCTGCCCCCCACGAACACCTGCAGGGGGGCAGTGGCACACACGTGTCCCTGGCATGTCCCTGGCGTGTCCCCGGTGTGTCCCcacccccccggccccccgtgccccccctcacctgccccaCCAGCCGGGGCTTGCAGTTCTTGGAGAGCTCGTACTGCCGGATGTCCCCGTGGATCCAGTTGCTGAGGTACAGGAACCTGTCGTCCGGGGAGATGAGCAGGTCCACGGTGAAGGCTGCGACAGGGACACGGCTCAGggacagcaccagcacagggcacGGGGCTGGGGCTCAGCCAGGCCTTGGGCTCAGCCAGGCCTTGGGCTCAGCCAGGCTTTGGGGTTCAGCCAGGCTTTGGGCTCAGCCAGGCTTTGGGCTCAGCCAGGCTTTGGGACTCAGCCAGGCCTTGGGCTCAGCCAGGCTTTGGGGTTCAGCCAGGCTTTGGGCTCAGCCAGGCCTTGGGCTAAGCCAGGTTTTGCCAGGCTTGGGGCTCAGCCAGGCTTGGGGCTCAGCCAGGCCTTGGGCTCAGCCAGGCTTTGGGCTAAGCCAGGTTTTGCCAGGCTTGGGGTTCAGCCAGGCTTGGGGCTCAGCCAGGCCTTGGGCTCAGCCAGGCTTTGCCAGGCTTGGGGCTCAGCCAGGCTTTGCCAACCcgcactgcccagggctgtggcagggagaaggaaggCCCCGAGGGGGTCACACCAACCTGGCATCTTGGGCATGATCCAGCCCGACACCTCCTTGGGCGGGATGCGAATCACCTCCTCCACGGCCCAGTTGTCtctctgcacacagacacagccccctgagcccccccagtgcTCGGCCCGGGGgctcccctgtgtcccccagcccGGGCCCAGCCCACCCCCCGTCCCTGTGCacagccccctcctcacccccgTGCCCACCTCGCACTTGTAGAAGCGGTAGGTGACCCCGCTGAGGGCACAGGCCACGTAGCCCTCGGCGGCGTCGGGGTTGTGCAGGAATCTCACGCTCAGGGGCAGCGAGTCCTCGCCCAGGTCGAAGCACTGGGTGAGGCTGCGGCACGACAAGTTCCACACGTTCAGGCGGCGCCCGAAGACCCCTGAGGGGCGGCCAAGGGGGCTCAGcacggggcgggggggcggcccgaggcccccccagccctccccaaaACGCTCCCCGCGGGCGGGGACGGCGGGAAAACGCCGCGGGAGCCGCGGGAGAGGCCGCGCGTCCCCCCAGGGAAAAGGGGCCCCGCGGGGGAAACGCGCCCGCCCCGCgtgccccccgcgccccccgggcCTCGGGGagcgccgccccggccccgcccgccccgtgCCCCCCGCACCTTTCTTCAGATCGTCGGGGTTGAAGCCCCGTCCCGCCCGTCTGGGCACCGCCCCGGCAGAGCTGACCAGCACGTTGTGCCGCGGCTGCAGCCAGAAGTCGTAGCCCGTCGGGGGGGCTTCGCACTCGTTCTCCCAGTTGCCCTTCAGCTCCAGGCTCTCCCCGTCCAGCACCACGAAGCCACCTGGGACACACCGGGGGGGGTTGGGATCCCTCCGCGCTCCGCTTTTCCCGGCGGGAAGCGCGGCTTTGGGAAGGGGGCCGGGACAAGGTACCTTTGCCGTTGCCCGCGGGGTCTCCCGTGTTGGCGATGAGCACGTCCCCGTTGGGCAGGCTGTGGGTCACGGCCAGGTAGCCCTTGTTGCACTTCCAGAACACGTCCACCGGCTCGATCGTCTGCCAAAGCCACACACCCCCCCTTCAGCCCCGACTGCTCCGCTCCTCCCGCACCCCCGCGGGGTCCTCGGCCTTGGCAAACCCCCGCCAGGGcctccagtccaacccttggccATCCCAGgctcctgccatccctgctgctcccggAGTtctccctcccacagcccccctgcctggggctgctcctccccGGCGAGGGCACACAAGCCCCtgagctgcccctgcagcaactcccagctcagagcagccgCCGGGACCCCCCACTCTTtggggggcaggcagggggtgctggggactCCCAGGGCTTCCCCGGGGGCACAAAGCTGCCCCCCCAAGGACGGGGGGAGCCCTCCTGGGAGCGGCAAGGACAGAGCCCAGAGGAAAACcgtgccagctctgccaggccAGGCTGCGAGAGAAGCTGAGCAGAGAGCCCTCGGTGCCCGGGCAGCGCCCCAGAAGCCCCACTTGCCAAGTCCCTGCCAGCGGGCTGGCGTCCCCCCGGCCATACCTTGCACAGCTTGGGGGCCCGGCACTGGGAGCCCACATCCACCACGTAAATGCGGGAGGAAATCAGACAGGGCAGCACCAGCTTGTTCCTCCTCGCGGGGCCATTGTCAAAGCAGCCGCAGCCAGAGCTCCACCCCGAGCAGTGCAGCTCGTCCTTGAGGTTGGGCATGGGCAGCCGGTGGATCACCTGCGGCGGCCAAGGCGGAGTTAGGGGGGAGGCACCGCgcccaccctgctgctgccagggccgGGGGCTCTCGGGGGCCTCCCTGGCCGGGGGCTGCCACTGCCCGGGCACAGCCGGGGGGACAAcgctgctccctgccctgggcactgctctgCCACAGGGGGGTtattcccagcactgctcagccccTTCCACTGCAATCCAGGAGAACGCTCCCGGCCAGGAGGGATGTTCCTCCTCCTGAcagagctggggctttgctcTGCAAACTCCTCCCGAGGAGGGAGCTTAAAATGCTCTGACATGGTTCAGGAGCCTGTTCTGCCTTGGGAGGGACTTTTCCTTCTGGGCACTTGTAGCCGTGGGCTGCTCGGGTGATCCCTGCACCCTGGATGTGTGACTGTGCCTTGGCAGcctccaggggcagggaaatGCCCGTGTGCCAgctgggatgggcacagggcagcacGAGGGAACACCCCTGACATCTCAGCACGAGAGAAACCTGCTGGAATCTGCCCCAGGACACCCGAaccccctgggacacccccacGTTCCCCTCCTGCCAGGTGATCCCCAGCTCGTGCTCCAGGGCTCAGAACCACGCCAGGATCCTCTGGAAGGGAGTTGGGAAGTGACTCAGAGCCAACACCGAGATGGAGACGAGCCAGGAGCACAAGGGAGAGTGGGAAGAGAGCAGGAAGGTGGGATTGTGAGCAGAAAACACCCCTGGCTGGTGCAGGACAccagagaggggaaaggagtCAGGACAGAGCTCACAAGAAGTTTCCCAGGTGACTCCTGCCAGGGGTCAAGAAGCAGGATGAGGCAGATGCAGGATGAGGAAGTGCaaggcaggggcagaggggccgTGGAGAAACCTGcttttccccagcacagcagagggaatGTCCCGACTCTGGAGGCCTTTGAAGCAGAAGAACCAGCAGCAAGTCACCAACCCGgcaagagcagagaggaagaggTACCTGGCCATAGCAGGGAGACCTGGGGTTGAGGTCCACGGTGGCCAGGAAATCAGGTTGGTCGATGCAGGTGGATCTGTAGGTGCAGGTCACGTAGGCAACCTCCTCCCGAGGGGCTGGCACACAAAACTCGGCTTTAAACACACCCCCAGGGCTGTCAGAGAGGACAGCGAGAGCTGCAGCAAAAGCTCCCAGCCGGCCCCCAACTGATGTTCCGGACCCTCCCCCGACCCCtccccggccccggggctgccccagAGGCGGGAGCACGGCCAAGGGGTCCCAGAGTTTCCCcccctggggaaggggctgccgGCGGTCCCAGAGACACCAAATCCTCCCCCAGGGCCCCCTCGCCACCCCCTGCCCGGGACTCGCCTTTGGCCACGTCGGGGCAGCACGTGGGGTACTCGTAGCACTGAGCTCTGCATCGGTCTGGGGGGAGAGCAGAGAACGGGAGCCTGGGCTGGGCCCGCGCCTCCGGGGGCTCCTCTGCCCAGGCTCCTCTGCCCACCCCGGCCACCTTCCCGCAGCCCGGCTGGCCCCGGGCACCGCCGGGACACGGCCCAGCCCCGGGACACGGATCCTCCTCCCTGCGGGGCCGGCGGGGACAtccccgggccgggccccgctcCCGGTCCCCTCCCGCCCCCTCCGAGCCCTCCCCGAGCCCTCCCCGCTGCAGGGACGGGCACGGAGCTGTCCCAGAGCCGGGGCTGAATGGAAGGGCCGGCCTGGCACCTTCCCTTGGATCCCGGATGCCCCGAGGATGCCCCGAGGATGCCCCGAGGatgccccggccccgggggagGGGCTCCCGAGGCCAAAGGGAAGCCCCACCTTGGGCAGCGCCTACCCCGAGGGCCGAGGCTCGgtgcccccttcccctccctgcaggggcacagccccccgtgcccctcggtgcccccttcccctccctgcagggccaCAGCCCCCCGGGCCAGGGGGGGATCGGGCAGCCCCCAGACGGGGCCGGAGCCGcccgggggggctgcaggggggtctcttACCCATGGCTGGAGCCTGGGGGTGCCTGTGCTGGCGGCAGAGGggccggggctggagctgcagctgcttctcccgCTGGAGCGGCTTGTGCCGGGCAGGGAGCTGCGGGGGGATTTATATCCCCGGCCCgggccgggggcagcggggAAGCCGCCAAgggaggggccggggctgcccagCGCTTGGGAGGGGCCGCACCAGCCCCGCCGCTTCTTTCCGCCTCCCCACGCCCCATCTGGGGCCAGATCTGCTGCCCCGGCAGGTCTTTGCCCCGCACACGAACCTCCCGCATCTCATCCCGGcggtttttccccccctcccggGAACggcttctccctccctccctcctgcccccccagATCCCGACCCGCGGGATGCGCAGCCCGCCGGGATCAGCCCCGGGATCAGCCCTGCGGGATCCGGGCACGCCGAGCCCCCCGAGGGCACCGCTGGGCTCTGCACCCACAACTCCCCCCGGGGCTTCGAAGGCTCCGGGGGCTCCCGGGGCTCCCTCGGGGCAGCTCCGGAGGGGCCTCTGCCCACAGACGGGGCTTTGGGAGCTCCGGGACACGGGGACGGGCTCGGGCAGCGCCCTTTGGTGCATCCAGAGGGCTGGGAAGCAGCCGGGGGGAGTGGGAGCCTCGGGAAACACAACCCGGGCCCCTGCCCAGGGTCAGGGCACGGCTCTGCCTCCCAGGCTCGCGTTGCCCCGGGGGAAAGTCGGCCCAGCTGGGGAAAAGTGGAGcctggggggtctggggggctcagcagggccggggcagcccctgctctctgtgcccagctctgccccagccacaCCCCCGGCCCAGGGCTGGCACCGGGGGGTTGGGGGACCCCAAACCGGGCTCAACTGGCCCCAGAACCTCCAGGAAGGGCACAGACCCCTTCAAGGGCCCGGGGGTGGCAGAAGTGGCCCCCCCTcctgaggcccctgcagcctggctgccaCCAGCTGCCCAATTCCAGCAGGAAGGAACACTCAGGGCCCTGGAACGTGCATCAGATCTCGGGGAAGAGCTCCCCAATCAGTGGGCACATCCCAGGCCCAGCTAATTGCTGCCCAGGAATGCAGGAACATCCCAGGGGGCCATTAGAGAGCCCTGGGCAGGTCCCACCACcggcagggagggcacagctcagccccctgccctgggctgccagccctgcctctgctgccacagcagcccctggcacGTGGcccaggggcacagggcagcagcccagccctccccGGGCCCTCCTGCACACCCAAAGGGCTGCCCTTGGCACCACTCGGGGCCCTGGGGCACAAAACCAGGGGCAAagggggcacagggaccagccccagccccacacgGACGCTCCCAGCCCACCAGGCCATGGACAGCGGGGTGTCCAGGCACATCCAGGGCCACCCAAGGGCAGCAGAAGGGATTCAGCAATCCCAGGGATGGAAAAGGGCAAATCCTGGGAAGAGGGGGCTCAAagcctgctgggctgggcaagAACTGCAGATCTGGGAAGAGCAACCCCGGGGGAAGACGTTGGAtcctccttccagctcagaCACAGCAGGGAGGCCCCTCTGGAGGCCTTTCCATGGCTCAGGGACCCGCTGGGCTGAGCTCAGTGTCCCCCCGGGCCGGGCACAGCCCACCACAGGAACCTTGCCCGGCAACTGCCCAGGACCCCGGACAggccggggctgccccagccctggcagtgcccaaggccaggggaaggtgtccctgccaccCACCAGAGCCTGCATTCCCTTCCCACCAAACCACTGCCGGGCTGGCAACCAGGGCAACCCCTGCCCGGGGGAGCCAAGGAAGcgtctccctctccagcccagggaaTCCTGGAAGgctttggcttggaagggacagTAAAGCCCAgtcagtgccagccctgccatgcCAGGGACTCCttcccctggcccagcctgccctgggagcccGTGGCCAGAGGGaaacccttccctggctccCCAGGGcgggagctggtgctgggctcCCCCAGAGGTGCCAGTGCTGgtgccagcctggctttgggCCCCCCTGGGCACGTCCCGGGGGCTGGGCCGCTGCCTccgtgctgctcctgctgtccccacctGCCTGTGGCCCCGCACACCTGCTCATTAAGGCCTTCATTAGCGGCCTCATTAagagccagggctgctcagCCCACTTTGGGTGACATCTCCGGCATCTCCCCCAGCCCGCCCGGGGTGGAGAATTCCTGAGTCAAGCTGATCCCGGCAGATAAGAGCAGgctcagcagccccagctgggcacTTGGGGAACACCAGCCCAAtccccagcccctgggcagcTCCCAAACCACGGGgagctccctggggagcagccacgggcagggacagggacagggacagggacagggacaggaccagggacagggacagggacagggacagggacagcccagcagggcctgCTCTGGCCACGGCCCAGCCCCACTGGCCACTCCTGCCCTCGGCCCCAGCGGCTCCTCAGCCCTGATAGGGAAGCACAGGCTGTAatttgggaatttgggaatgGCCTGGCTGATGCAACCAGGGGCACCCgggcccagctcagcagagcttgGCTCTACCAGGACAGCCTGTCCTGGGGGTCCAGCACCTGGGAAAGAGCAGGTTCCACCTCCCCCAGGAGCAGGTTCCAGCCCCTCAAGGGTCTCCTTTTCCAGGACTTGCATTTTGAGTGACCACTGAGTCGCTGCACAAGCACCGAGGGGTAATCCAAAGGCAAAATCCAATCCTTTTCATCCTATCCCATTCCAAAAGCTCCGGATCCCATCTCTTCCCAGGCGAATGCTGCCTCAAGCCTGCACAGCTTCGGAGCTCAGACCTTTGTTGTCCAACCCACCACAacagaatcaggaaaaaatgaaacttccttttcctccctgacaCGTCTCCAAACCGTGGGATGGCCCCTTCCCACCCCGAGGGGGTGACACTCATCCCTCAGGTTGGGAGAGAAAGGATTCTGGGGATTTATCCCTGTCCTTGCTGACTCTGCCTGGCAGCACATTCCCCagtgggacacacctggggggcTCCCACATTCCCTGGGGAATTAACTGggctgcacagctcctgccaacCAGCACCTGGACCCCAACTGTGCCAAGGAATGGGAGATCCATAAATGctccctgggaaggcagggagggctcAGTGCCCTCGGTGGGATCCAGAAGTTGCTGGGAATCATTTTGGGCCAACAGCCCTGGGGGCACAACAAACCAGGAGATGATTTTCCGGGATTTCCTTCCTCTGATCCGTTTGAAAAGGGGCAACTTGGAAGACTTGGAATGTCTTGGCAGCTCCTGGACCTTCGGAGCTACGTGTGTCCCTGAGGATCCTCGGGGTGTGAGGGCGGGAGAGGTGGATCCTGCACGGACTCTGTGGATGCAGGAGCAGATCCAACCCTTCCAAGGGGAGATGGATCTGCAGTGTGAGGGAGGAGATCATCCTGATTTCCCAGGGATGATGGGAAGGGTGggttggcagagctgggggaggtggAACCTGCTCTTTGCCAGGTGCTGAGCCCCCAGGACAGGCTGTCCTGGCAGAGCcaagctctgctgagctgggcccGGGTGCCCCTGGTTGCATCAGCCAGGCccttcccaaattcccaaatTACAGCCTGTGCTTCCCTATCAGGGCTGAGGAGCCGCTGGGGCCGAGGGCAGGAGTGGCCAGTGGGGCTGGACCGTGGCCAGAGcaggccctgctgggctgtccctgtccctgtccctgtccctgtccctggtcctgtccctgtccctgtccctgtccctgtccctgcccgtggctgctccccagggagctcCCCGTGGTTTGGGAgctgcccaggggctggggaTTGGGCTGGTGTTCCCCAAgtgcccagctggggctgctgagcCTGCTCTTATCTGCCGGGATCAGCTTGACTCAGGAATTCTCCACCCCGGGCGGGCTGGGGGAGATGCCGGAGATGTCACCCAAAGTGGGctgagcagccctggctctTAATGAGGCCGCTAATGAAGGCCTTAATGAGCAGGTGTGCGGGGCCACAGGCaggtggggacagcaggagcagcacggAGGCAGCGGCCCAGCCCCCGGGACGTGCCCAGGGGGGcccaaagccaggctggcacCAGCACTGGCACCTCTGGGGgagcccagcaccagctcccgCCCTGGggagccagggaagggtttCCCTCTGGCCACgggctcccagggcaggctgggccaggggaaGGAGTCCCTGgcatggcagggctggcactggctgGGCTTTActgtcccttccaagccaaagcCTTCCAGGAttccctgggctggagagggagacgCTTCCTTGGCTCCCCCGGGCAGGGGTTGCCCTGGTTGCCAGCCCGGCAGTGGTTTGGTGGGAAGGGAATGCAGGCTCTGGTGggtggcagggacaccttcccctggccttgggcactgccagggctggggcagccccggccTGTCCGGGGTCCTGGGCAGTTGCCGGGCAAGGTTCCTGTGGTGGGCTGTGCCCGGCCCGGGGGGACACTGAGCTCAGCCCAGCGGGTCCCTGAGCCATGGAAAGGCCTCCAGAGGGGCCTCCCTGGTGTGtctgagctggaaggaggaTCCAACGTCTTCCCCCGGGGTTGCTCTTCCCAGATCTGCAGTTcttgcccagcccagcaggctTTGAGCCCCCTCTTCCCAGGATTTGCCCTTTTCCATCCCTGGGATTGCTGAATCCCTTCTGCTGCCCTTGGGTGGCCCTGGATGTGCCTGGACACCCCGCTGTCCATGGCCTGGTGGGCTGGGAGTGTCcgtgtggggctggggctggtccctgtgccccctTTGCCCCTGGTTTTGTGCCCCAGGGCCCCGAGTGGTGCCCAGGGTAGCCCTTTGGGTGTGCAGGAGGGCCCggggagggctgggctgctgccctgtgcccctgggCCACgtgccaggggctgctgtggcagcagaggcagggctggcagcccagggcagggggctgagctgtgccctccctgccgGTGGTGGGACCTGCCCAGGGCTCTCTAATGGCCCCCTGGGATGTTCCTGCATTCCTGGGCAGCAATTAGCTGGGCCTGGGATGTGCCCACTGATTGGGGAGCTCTTCCCCGAGATCTGATGCACGTTCCAGGGCCCTGAGTGTTCCTTCCTGCTGGAATTGGGCAGCTGgtggcagccaggctggaggggcCTCAGGAGGGGGGACTACTTCTGCCACCCCCGGGCCCTTGAAGGGGTCTGTGCCCTTCCTGGAGGTTCTGGGGCCAGTTGAGCCCGGTTTGGGGTCCCCCAACCCCCCGGTGCCAGCCCTGGGCCGGGGGtgtggctggggcagagctgggcacagggaacaggggctgccccggccctgctgagccccccagaccccccaggCTCCACTTTTCCCCAGCTGGGCCGACTTTCCCCCGGGCCAATGCGAGCCTGGGAGGCAGAGCCGTGCCCTGACCCTGGGCAGGGGCCCGGGTTGTGTTTCCCGAGGCTCCAACTCCCCTCGGCTGCTTCCCAGCCCTCTGGATGCACCAAAGGGCGCTGCCCGAGCCCGTCCCCGTGTCCTGGAGCTCCCAAAGCCCCGTCTGTGGGCAGAGGCCCCTCCGGAGCTGCCCCGAGGGAGCCCCGGGAGCCCCCGGAGCCTTCGAAGCCCCGGAGGGAGTTGTGGGTGCAGAGCCCAGCGGTGCCCTCGGGGGGCTC
It contains:
- the LOC116799795 gene encoding methanethiol oxidase-like; this translates as MPNLKDELHCSGWSSGCGCFDNGPARRNKLVLPCLISSRIYVVDVGSQCRAPKLCKTIEPVDVFWKCNKGYLAVTHSLPNGDVLIANTGDPAGNGKGGFVVLDGESLELKGNWENECEAPPTGYDFWLQPRHNVLVSSAGAVPRRAGRGFNPDDLKKGVFGRRLNVWNLSCRSLTQCFDLGEDSLPLSVRFLHNPDAAEGYVACALSGVTYRFYKCERDNWAVEEVIRIPPKEVSGWIMPKMPAFTVDLLISPDDRFLYLSNWIHGDIRQYELSKNCKPRLVGQVFVGGSILRGGPVTVCRDEELKCQPEPLVIKCKRIYGGPSKLQLSLDGRRLYVTNSFYSTWDKQFYPTMVREGSVMLQIDVDTEKGGLAVNKNFLVDFGKEPNGPCLAHDIRFAGGDATSEILP